The window AGAAAATACGAATGAAAACCTCGTAAATCGGCCGACACACGTAAGTTTAACGATCGATGCCTTACTTTCCGAACGAAGGCTCGGTAAGAGTATACTCACGGATAGCATCGCTGTGATAGGACATTCGATGGGCGGCTACACCGCCTTAGCATTGGCCGGGGGTGTTCCTTGGACAAAACAAGGAGAAAAAATTGAAGTTCCTTCCGACTCAAGAGTTCAAGCTATCGTTTTAATGGCGCCAGGTGCAGGTTGGTTCATGAATTCCTTATCGAAAGTAACGGTCCCGATTCTTCTCTTAATCGCGGAACATGACCCAATTACTCCTCGCTGGAATGCGGAAGTTGTGTTAGATAGTGTTCCGGATAGATCGCTGGTTACATTTCGAATGATTGAAAATGCGGGACATTTCTCTTTCCTAAGTCCGTTCCCGACTGCGATGAAAAATCCCGGCTTTCCACCATCGACCGATCCGGCAGGATTCGATCGAGAACGGTTTCATAAGAATCTTCCGAACGATATATTAAACTTCCTGAATGATAAACTTAAAGTTAATCGTTCAGGATGAAAATTTGCGGCTGATTAGAGCGCGATATACTCGATCCGAATACTTCCGTAACTCCCTGAGAACTAAAAATTCGCATCAGCCGCGCAAACGATCCCGCATTTATCCCCTTAACGAGGGGAAAGGTGGACGCGAGGTACTTCGTTTGTAATTAGAGTCCGAGAGCATACTTCTCATCTGCCTCGCATCAACTTCCCTCGAAATCCAGGGAGCAAATCTATCCATTAGAAAAACTATCACCTTCCGAATTTCCGATATAATGGAAGATTTTTGCTACCCGTCCTTTTCACTGATTAAGAAAGCTAAGATCGGGAA is drawn from Leptospira fainei serovar Hurstbridge str. BUT 6 and contains these coding sequences:
- a CDS encoding alpha/beta hydrolase family protein, giving the protein MNDKYSKNFVGSIEIKVKDETKDVSFPALIHYPTLEPSTLTAFGPYTMDVSREASITEGQFPLVIISHGNGGSHLLYRTISTYLAKNGYVVAMLEHYGNNRNDNILENTNENLVNRPTHVSLTIDALLSERRLGKSILTDSIAVIGHSMGGYTALALAGGVPWTKQGEKIEVPSDSRVQAIVLMAPGAGWFMNSLSKVTVPILLLIAEHDPITPRWNAEVVLDSVPDRSLVTFRMIENAGHFSFLSPFPTAMKNPGFPPSTDPAGFDRERFHKNLPNDILNFLNDKLKVNRSG